Proteins from one Mycteria americana isolate JAX WOST 10 ecotype Jacksonville Zoo and Gardens chromosome 1, USCA_MyAme_1.0, whole genome shotgun sequence genomic window:
- the ATP6V1F gene encoding V-type proton ATPase subunit F has product MSGRGKLIAVVGDEDTVTGFLLGGVGELDKHRRPNFLVVEKETSLAEIEETFRSFLSREDIGIVLISQCLAELIRHAVEAHARPLPAVLEIPSKEHPYDPAKDSVLRRARGVFSPEDLR; this is encoded by the exons ATGTCGGGCCGCGGGAAGCTGATCGCGGTGGTGGGCGACGAGGACACGGTGACCGGGTTCCTGCTGGGCGGCGTGGGCGAGCTGGACAAGCACCGCAGGCCCAACTTCCTGGTGGTGGAGAAGGAGACCAGCCTGGCCGAGATCGAGGAGACCTTCCG gAGCTTCCTGAGCCGGGAGGACATCGGGATCGTGCTGATCAGCCAGTGCCTGGCGGAGCTGATCCGGCACGCCGTGGAGGCCCacgcccggcccctgcccgccgtGCTGGAGATCCCCTCCAAGGAGCACCCCTACGACCCCGCCAAGGACTCCGTCCTGCGCCGCGCCCGCGGCGTCTTCAGCCCCGAGGACCTGCGCTAg